In Ancalomicrobiaceae bacterium S20, the following proteins share a genomic window:
- a CDS encoding AzlC family ABC transporter permease, whose protein sequence is MPADAPNPHADTARDPAVLDPASEERVDRLLWFGRGMAQIVSVPALVLMAAFVGFAGLARESGVPVQYAAMLTALVWALPSTVIMVAAIKSNATLFAAMLAVSLSAVRLMPMTMALVPILRGPRTRTITLLALSHFVAVTSWVFGMTQLPALPRDARVPYYAGFAITLTTVNIGVTVVAYIAAGALPPALAAALSLLTPLYFILSLWGASRLPSDRLALVFGMVLAPVMNKVSPDYELLLVGLIGGSAAYGIGRWTRRRGGAEDGGGEAA, encoded by the coding sequence ATGCCCGCCGACGCGCCGAACCCGCACGCCGATACCGCGAGAGATCCGGCGGTTCTCGATCCCGCTTCCGAGGAGCGGGTCGATCGCCTGCTGTGGTTCGGCCGCGGCATGGCACAGATCGTCTCGGTGCCGGCGCTGGTGCTGATGGCGGCCTTCGTCGGATTCGCGGGGCTCGCGCGCGAGAGCGGCGTGCCGGTGCAATATGCGGCGATGCTGACCGCGTTGGTCTGGGCGCTGCCCTCGACGGTCATCATGGTCGCGGCGATCAAGTCGAACGCAACCCTGTTCGCCGCGATGCTGGCCGTCTCGCTGTCGGCGGTCCGGCTGATGCCGATGACCATGGCGCTGGTGCCGATCCTGCGCGGGCCGCGCACCCGCACGATCACGTTGCTGGCGCTCTCGCATTTCGTCGCCGTGACCTCCTGGGTCTTCGGCATGACGCAGTTGCCGGCCCTGCCGCGCGATGCGCGCGTGCCTTATTACGCCGGCTTCGCGATCACGCTGACCACGGTCAATATCGGGGTCACGGTGGTCGCCTATATCGCGGCCGGCGCGCTGCCGCCGGCGCTCGCCGCCGCGCTCAGCCTGCTGACGCCGCTCTATTTCATCCTTTCGCTGTGGGGCGCCTCGCGCCTGCCGTCCGACCGGCTGGCGCTGGTGTTCGGCATGGTGCTCGCGCCGGTCATGAACAAGGTCAGCCCGGATTACGAACTGCTGCTGGTCGGCCTGATCGGCGGCTCGGCCGCCTATGGCATCGGGCGCTGGACCAGGCGGCGCGGCGGGGCCGAAGACGGGGGAGGCGAGGCGGCATGA
- a CDS encoding HIT family protein, protein MTTGYDDTNVFAKILRGEIPCHKVYEDDHTLAFMDIMPAVDGHTLIIPKVKARNILDCPPEALKAVIATTQKIAIAAKQAFLADGVTVQQFSEAAGGQEVFHLHFHVLPRQMGEHVKPLPRPFADHGILAAHAEKIRAAL, encoded by the coding sequence ATGACGACGGGCTACGACGATACCAACGTCTTCGCGAAGATCCTGCGCGGGGAGATCCCCTGTCACAAGGTCTACGAGGACGACCACACGCTCGCCTTCATGGACATCATGCCCGCGGTCGACGGCCATACGCTGATCATTCCGAAGGTGAAGGCGCGCAACATTCTCGACTGCCCGCCCGAGGCGCTGAAGGCCGTGATCGCGACCACGCAGAAGATCGCCATCGCCGCCAAGCAGGCCTTCCTCGCCGACGGCGTGACCGTCCAGCAGTTCTCCGAGGCCGCCGGCGGTCAGGAGGTGTTCCACCTGCACTTTCACGTGCTGCCGCGCCAGATGGGCGAGCATGTGAAGCCCCTGCCCCGCCCCTTCGCCGACCACGGCATCCTCGCCGCCCACGCCGAGAAGATCCGCGCCGCGCTCTGA
- a CDS encoding phasin family protein: MINAEEFQKAAKESVDNSVKSFGTLTKGVQAIAVEVADYSKKSFEQSTATIEKLFGAKTLDKAIEIQSDFVKTSYEGAVAEFTKVGELYTDLAKELYKPFEGAFGKFAAK; the protein is encoded by the coding sequence ATGATCAACGCCGAAGAGTTCCAGAAAGCCGCCAAGGAAAGCGTCGACAACTCGGTCAAGTCCTTCGGCACCCTGACCAAGGGCGTCCAGGCGATCGCGGTTGAAGTCGCGGACTATTCGAAGAAGTCGTTCGAGCAGAGCACCGCCACGATCGAGAAGCTGTTCGGCGCGAAGACCCTCGACAAGGCCATCGAGATCCAGTCGGATTTCGTGAAGACCTCGTACGAAGGCGCTGTTGCCGAGTTCACCAAGGTCGGCGAGCTCTACACGGACCTCGCGAAGGAGCTCTACAAGCCCTTCGAAGGCGCGTTCGGCAAGTTTGCCGCGAAGTGA
- a CDS encoding bifunctional serine/threonine-protein kinase/universal stress protein — protein sequence MLRPSELEPGQRIDGYVLGERLANGGMGSIWRATRADLKMPLVLKIPFFMPGDDVSNIIGYEVEEMVMRRLEGPHVPRFVGAGDLAALPYLAMEYVAGTPLDNWVRQAPVAPVEVARIGAMIAEALDDVHHQKVVHHDLKPGNIILAERGAVLLDFGLARHEDLPDLLGEESALPMGSAPYMAPEQVLGHRGDPASDIFALGAILYELATKELPFGDPQSTSGMKRRLYKAPKPPRSIVRSIPRWLQEIVLKCLEVDPRRRYASAGQLLFDLNHGEQVTLTERGSRDEPEGLMARLVGWFAAKRKTVDVAGLMPQRIEVSAASRAPIVLAAVDLGPGQAALAEDVRVHVRRVLDSAPEARLACLTVLRTKLAGDDDTVDEAGRTAYVGRLLALKDWAQPLGVPEEAVSYHVVEAIDPGGAILDYAEHNRVDHIVLGARGSSALRRHLGSVSAAVVARAHCTVTVVRLKARAVEGEAADATAGDGAAADMAAAGGGGDRDF from the coding sequence ATGCTGAGGCCGAGCGAACTCGAACCCGGCCAGCGGATCGACGGCTACGTGCTCGGCGAGCGGCTCGCCAATGGCGGCATGGGCTCGATCTGGCGCGCGACGCGGGCGGATCTGAAGATGCCGCTCGTCCTGAAGATCCCGTTCTTCATGCCGGGCGACGACGTCTCCAACATCATAGGCTACGAGGTCGAGGAGATGGTGATGCGGCGGCTCGAGGGGCCGCATGTGCCGCGCTTCGTCGGCGCCGGCGATCTCGCGGCGCTGCCATATCTCGCCATGGAATATGTCGCCGGCACGCCGCTCGACAACTGGGTGCGGCAGGCGCCGGTGGCGCCGGTCGAGGTGGCGCGGATCGGCGCGATGATCGCGGAGGCGCTCGACGACGTCCATCACCAGAAGGTCGTCCATCACGACCTGAAGCCCGGCAACATCATCCTCGCCGAACGCGGCGCGGTGCTGCTCGATTTCGGCCTCGCCCGCCACGAGGATCTGCCGGACCTGCTCGGCGAGGAGAGCGCGCTGCCGATGGGCTCCGCGCCCTACATGGCGCCGGAGCAGGTGCTCGGCCATCGCGGCGACCCGGCGAGCGACATTTTCGCGCTCGGTGCCATTCTCTACGAACTCGCGACCAAGGAACTGCCCTTCGGCGATCCGCAATCGACCTCGGGGATGAAGCGGCGGCTCTACAAGGCGCCGAAGCCGCCGCGCTCGATCGTGCGATCGATCCCGCGCTGGCTGCAGGAGATCGTGCTCAAGTGCCTGGAGGTCGACCCGCGCCGGCGCTACGCCAGTGCCGGGCAGTTGCTGTTCGACCTCAATCACGGCGAACAGGTCACCCTCACCGAACGCGGCAGCCGCGACGAGCCGGAGGGGCTCATGGCCCGGCTCGTCGGCTGGTTCGCGGCCAAGCGCAAGACCGTCGACGTCGCCGGGCTCATGCCGCAGCGCATCGAGGTGTCGGCGGCCAGCCGCGCGCCGATCGTGCTCGCGGCGGTCGATCTCGGGCCGGGGCAGGCCGCGCTCGCGGAGGACGTCCGCGTGCATGTCCGCCGCGTGCTCGACAGCGCGCCGGAGGCGCGGCTCGCCTGCCTGACCGTGCTGCGCACCAAGCTCGCGGGCGATGACGACACGGTCGACGAAGCCGGGCGCACCGCCTATGTCGGCCGGCTGCTCGCGCTAAAGGACTGGGCGCAGCCGCTCGGCGTGCCTGAGGAGGCGGTCAGCTATCACGTGGTCGAGGCGATCGATCCCGGTGGGGCGATCCTCGATTATGCGGAGCACAATCGCGTCGATCACATCGTGCTCGGCGCCCGCGGCTCCTCGGCGCTCCGGCGCCATCTCGGCAGCGTCTCTGCCGCGGTGGTCGCGCGGGCGCATTGCACGGTCACGGTCGTGCGGCTCAAGGCGCGCGCGGTCGAGGGCGAGGCGGCCGATGCGACGGCCGGGGACGGCGCCGCGGCGGATATGGCAGCTGCCGGCGGGGGCGGCGACAGGGACTTCTGA
- the clpA gene encoding ATP-dependent Clp protease ATP-binding subunit ClpA, giving the protein MPSFSRSLEKALHQALHFANERRQEYATLEHLLLALLDDGDATAVMRACNVDIDVLRRNLVEYIDTELENLVTDGEDDSKPTAGFQRVIQRAVIHVQSSGREEVTGANVLVAIFAERESHAAYFLQEQDMTRYDAVNYISHGIAKRVGMSENRAPRGAEEETTSTESGEQPKKKTDALEAYCVNLNDKAKKGKIDPLIGRDSEIARTIQVLCRRSKNNPLFVGDPGVGKTAIAEGLARRIVNNEVPEVLRGATVFALDMGALLAGTRYRGDFEERLKQVVKEIEDYPKAIMFIDEIHTVIGAGATSGGAMDASNLLKPALANGSLRCIGSTTYKEYRQFFEKDRALVRRFQKIDVNEPTIPDAIEILKGLKPYFEEHHRVRYTNDAIKTAVELSARYINDRKLPDKAIDVIDESGAAQMLLPESRRKKVIGVKEVEETIATIARIPPKSVSKDDAELLLHLEANLKRVVYGQDKAIEALAAAIKLARAGLREPEKPIGSYLFAGPTGVGKTEVARQLAKLMGVELLRFDMSEYMERHTVSRLIGAPPGYVGFDQGGLLTDGIDQHPHCVLLLDEIEKAHPDLFNILLQVMDHGKLTDHNGKQVDFRNVVIIMTTNAGAADLAKAPVGFNRVKREGDDQEAINRLFTPEFRNRLDATISFQQLPMEVIHQVVSKFVMQLEAQLADRGVTFELDDSAVKWLAENGYDAQMGARPLGRVIQEHIKKPIADEVLFGKLRKGGVVKVTTEIKENGKPGLKLESIADVGPTAEPKPEPEVKAKKPRAASKAKPKKTGVPGPALPKSLVPKVPLG; this is encoded by the coding sequence ATGCCGTCCTTCTCCCGCAGCCTTGAAAAGGCTCTTCACCAGGCGCTCCACTTCGCCAACGAGCGCCGGCAGGAATATGCGACGCTGGAGCACCTTCTCCTGGCGCTGCTCGACGACGGCGACGCCACCGCGGTCATGCGCGCCTGCAACGTCGACATCGACGTGCTGCGCCGTAACCTCGTCGAGTACATCGACACCGAGCTCGAGAACCTCGTCACCGATGGCGAGGACGACTCCAAGCCGACCGCCGGTTTCCAGCGCGTGATCCAGCGCGCGGTCATCCATGTGCAGTCCTCGGGGCGCGAGGAGGTCACCGGCGCCAACGTGCTGGTGGCGATCTTCGCCGAGCGCGAGAGCCATGCGGCCTATTTCCTGCAAGAGCAGGACATGACCCGCTACGACGCGGTCAACTACATCAGCCACGGCATCGCCAAGCGGGTCGGCATGTCGGAGAACCGGGCTCCACGCGGCGCCGAGGAGGAGACCACGTCGACCGAGAGCGGCGAGCAGCCGAAGAAGAAGACCGACGCCCTCGAGGCCTATTGCGTCAACCTCAACGACAAGGCCAAGAAGGGCAAGATCGACCCACTGATCGGCCGCGACAGCGAGATCGCGCGCACGATCCAGGTCCTGTGCCGGCGCTCGAAGAACAATCCGCTGTTCGTCGGCGATCCCGGCGTCGGCAAGACCGCGATCGCCGAGGGCCTCGCGCGCCGCATCGTCAACAACGAGGTGCCCGAGGTGCTGCGCGGCGCGACCGTGTTCGCGCTCGACATGGGCGCGCTGCTCGCCGGCACGCGCTACCGCGGCGACTTCGAGGAGCGGCTGAAGCAGGTCGTCAAGGAGATCGAGGATTATCCGAAGGCGATCATGTTCATCGACGAGATCCACACCGTGATCGGTGCGGGTGCCACGTCGGGCGGGGCCATGGACGCCTCGAACCTCCTGAAGCCGGCCCTTGCCAACGGCTCGCTGCGTTGCATCGGCTCGACCACCTACAAGGAATATCGGCAGTTCTTCGAGAAGGACCGCGCGCTGGTGCGCCGGTTCCAGAAGATCGATGTCAACGAGCCGACGATTCCGGACGCGATCGAGATCCTCAAGGGGCTCAAGCCCTATTTCGAGGAGCACCATCGCGTGCGCTACACCAACGACGCCATCAAGACGGCGGTCGAGCTGTCGGCGCGCTACATCAACGACCGCAAGCTGCCGGACAAGGCGATCGACGTGATCGACGAGTCCGGGGCGGCGCAGATGCTGCTGCCGGAGAGCCGGCGCAAGAAGGTGATCGGCGTCAAGGAGGTCGAGGAGACCATCGCGACGATCGCGCGCATCCCGCCGAAGTCGGTCTCCAAGGACGACGCCGAGCTGCTCTTGCATCTCGAGGCCAATCTGAAGCGCGTCGTCTACGGTCAGGACAAGGCGATCGAGGCGCTGGCCGCCGCGATCAAGCTCGCCCGTGCCGGCCTGCGCGAACCGGAGAAGCCGATCGGCTCCTATCTGTTCGCGGGCCCGACCGGCGTCGGCAAGACCGAGGTCGCGCGTCAGCTCGCCAAGCTGATGGGCGTCGAGCTGCTGCGCTTCGACATGTCGGAGTACATGGAGCGGCACACGGTCAGCCGGCTGATCGGCGCGCCTCCGGGCTATGTCGGCTTCGACCAGGGCGGTCTCCTGACCGACGGCATCGACCAGCATCCGCACTGCGTGCTGCTGCTCGACGAGATCGAGAAGGCGCATCCGGACCTGTTCAACATCCTGTTGCAGGTCATGGACCACGGCAAGCTGACCGACCATAACGGCAAGCAGGTCGATTTCCGCAACGTCGTCATCATCATGACCACGAATGCGGGCGCGGCCGACCTCGCCAAGGCGCCGGTCGGCTTCAACCGGGTCAAGCGCGAGGGCGACGATCAGGAGGCGATCAACCGGCTGTTCACGCCGGAGTTCCGCAACCGGCTCGACGCGACGATCTCGTTCCAGCAGCTGCCGATGGAGGTCATCCATCAGGTTGTGTCGAAGTTCGTCATGCAGCTCGAGGCGCAGCTCGCCGACCGCGGCGTGACCTTCGAACTCGACGACAGCGCCGTGAAGTGGCTGGCCGAGAACGGCTACGATGCCCAGATGGGCGCGCGTCCGCTCGGCCGCGTGATCCAGGAGCACATCAAGAAGCCGATCGCGGACGAGGTCCTGTTCGGCAAGCTCCGCAAGGGCGGCGTGGTCAAGGTCACGACCGAGATCAAGGAGAACGGCAAGCCCGGGCTGAAGCTCGAGTCGATCGCCGACGTCGGGCCGACCGCCGAGCCGAAGCCGGAGCCCGAGGTCAAGGCCAAGAAGCCGCGCGCGGCTTCGAAGGCGAAGCCGAAGAAGACCGGTGTCCCCGGTCCGGCGCTGCCGAAGAGCCTGGTGCCGAAGGTGCCGCTCGGGTGA
- the clpS gene encoding ATP-dependent Clp protease adapter ClpS has product MSKETRRPGENDPGSIVVTKTRAKTKRPNLYRVLLINDDYTPMEFVVHVLERFFNKGREEATRIMLHVHHHGVGECGVYTYEVAETKVTQVMDFARKHQHPLQCVMEKK; this is encoded by the coding sequence ATGAGCAAGGAAACGCGACGCCCGGGCGAGAACGACCCGGGCTCGATCGTCGTCACCAAGACGCGGGCGAAAACCAAGCGCCCGAACCTCTATCGCGTGCTCCTGATCAACGACGACTACACGCCGATGGAATTCGTGGTGCACGTGCTGGAACGGTTCTTCAACAAGGGTCGCGAGGAAGCGACCAGGATCATGCTGCACGTTCATCATCATGGGGTGGGGGAGTGCGGGGTCTATACCTATGAAGTCGCCGAAACCAAGGTGACCCAGGTCATGGACTTCGCGCGCAAGCATCAGCATCCGCTGCAATGCGTCATGGAAAAGAAGTGA
- a CDS encoding metallophosphoesterase family protein: MRIALMTDIHANAEAFEACLAQARAVGFDRLALLGDFVGYGPDPARVVDRVVELVGEGAIAIKGNHDEAAVRMMAGMSENAARAIEWTRGALDTAQKAFLDRLPLTATEGEILFVHASAKEPGRWIYILERESAADCLAATKARLVFCGHTHVPAIYHTAGKAPPEHFRPKPRVAVPFSKVCRYVSVIGSVGQPRDHNPAACWGLYDTAQSSLTLHRAVYDVEVTMRKIKDAGLPEWLGRRLVEGV; encoded by the coding sequence ATGCGTATCGCGCTCATGACCGACATTCACGCCAATGCCGAGGCGTTTGAAGCCTGTCTCGCGCAGGCGCGCGCGGTCGGCTTCGATCGGCTGGCGCTGCTCGGCGACTTCGTCGGCTATGGGCCGGATCCGGCGCGGGTGGTCGACCGGGTCGTGGAGCTGGTCGGCGAGGGGGCGATCGCGATCAAGGGCAATCACGACGAGGCGGCGGTCCGGATGATGGCCGGCATGTCTGAGAATGCCGCCCGCGCCATCGAATGGACGCGCGGAGCGCTCGACACGGCGCAGAAGGCGTTTCTCGACCGGCTGCCGCTGACCGCGACCGAGGGCGAGATCCTGTTCGTCCATGCGAGCGCCAAGGAGCCCGGGCGCTGGATCTATATCCTCGAGCGGGAGAGCGCCGCCGACTGTCTGGCCGCGACCAAGGCGCGGCTCGTCTTTTGCGGCCACACCCATGTGCCGGCGATCTACCACACCGCCGGCAAGGCGCCGCCCGAGCACTTCCGGCCGAAGCCGCGCGTGGCCGTGCCGTTCTCGAAGGTCTGCCGCTATGTGTCGGTGATCGGCTCGGTCGGCCAGCCGCGCGACCACAACCCGGCCGCCTGCTGGGGCCTCTACGACACCGCGCAATCGAGCCTGACCTTGCATCGCGCCGTCTACGACGTCGAGGTCACCATGCGGAAGATCAAGGACGCCGGGCTGCCGGAGTGGCTGGGTAGACGCTTGGTGGAAGGCGTCTGA
- a CDS encoding glycerophosphodiester phosphodiesterase family protein, with the protein MKRDLAWIGSRPIAHRGYHDAAAGRIENTLSAVRAAVERGFAIEVDLLNAKDEVPVVFHDDTLDRLTFETGRVDRFTAAELKEIPFRGTTDRIPTLADLLDAVAGRVGLVLELKSEFPRQADDRLAARVAEVLAGYAGPVVLKSFDPEVVIACHRFMPDIPAGIVADRTDDPDWRRLFGPIERFALRHLLHGFRSRPNFVSYCVGDLPAPGPWVARRLLGLPVMSWTVRTPEQRAHALKWADQIVFEGFDPDRT; encoded by the coding sequence ATGAAGCGGGACCTCGCCTGGATCGGCAGCCGGCCGATCGCGCATCGCGGCTATCACGACGCGGCCGCCGGCCGCATCGAGAACACGCTCTCGGCCGTCCGCGCGGCGGTCGAGCGCGGCTTCGCGATCGAAGTCGATCTGCTCAACGCCAAGGACGAGGTCCCGGTCGTCTTCCACGACGACACGCTCGACCGGCTGACCTTCGAGACCGGCCGGGTCGACCGGTTCACAGCCGCGGAGCTGAAGGAAATTCCGTTCCGCGGCACCACCGACCGCATCCCGACCCTCGCCGACCTGCTCGATGCGGTCGCCGGCCGGGTCGGGCTGGTGCTCGAACTGAAGAGCGAGTTCCCGCGCCAGGCCGACGATCGCCTCGCCGCCCGCGTCGCCGAGGTGCTGGCCGGCTACGCCGGCCCGGTCGTGCTGAAGTCGTTCGATCCGGAGGTGGTGATCGCCTGCCACCGATTCATGCCGGATATCCCGGCCGGCATCGTCGCCGACCGCACCGACGATCCCGACTGGCGCCGCCTGTTCGGTCCGATCGAGCGATTCGCCCTGCGCCACCTGCTGCACGGCTTCCGCAGCCGGCCGAACTTCGTCTCCTACTGCGTCGGCGACCTGCCCGCGCCCGGCCCATGGGTCGCGCGACGTCTCCTCGGCCTGCCGGTGATGAGCTGGACCGTGCGAACGCCCGAACAGCGGGCGCATGCGCTGAAATGGGCCGATCAGATCGTGTTCGAGGGCTTCGACCCCGACCGAACCTGA
- a CDS encoding GNAT family N-acetyltransferase: MPKHTGDEVTLRVVESLGDIARADWDACARAAAPPGADGTPGYNPFVSHDFLWSLEQSGCATEATGWRGLHLVVDGADGRPQAIAPVYLKTHSQGEYVFDHGWAHAYERVGGRYYPKLQVSVPFTPATGPRLLVRAGTEAERATLRRVLVAGLSTLARQNRISTVHATFLESPDVEAFEAADWLPRTDKQFHWHNRGYRDFDDFLGSFASRKRKQVKRERREAAEGVEILRLTGKAITEAHWDAFYAFYMDTGGRKWGRPYLNRRFFSLVGERMADDILLVMVAREGRFIAGALNFIGSDALYGRNWGAIEDRPFLHFEACYYQAIEFAIERGLARVEAGAQGEHKLARGYLPETTHSAHFVTDPGFRAAIERYLTEERREVARVGEALAEASPYRRDLEDF; encoded by the coding sequence ATGCCGAAACACACCGGCGACGAGGTCACGCTGCGCGTGGTCGAGAGCCTCGGCGACATCGCTCGAGCCGACTGGGACGCCTGCGCGCGTGCCGCTGCGCCGCCCGGCGCCGACGGCACGCCCGGCTACAATCCCTTCGTCTCGCATGATTTCCTCTGGTCGCTCGAGCAGTCGGGCTGCGCGACCGAGGCGACCGGCTGGCGCGGTCTGCATCTCGTCGTCGACGGCGCCGACGGCCGGCCGCAGGCGATCGCGCCGGTCTATCTGAAGACCCACAGCCAGGGCGAATACGTCTTCGACCACGGCTGGGCCCATGCCTACGAGCGCGTGGGCGGCCGCTATTACCCGAAACTCCAGGTCTCCGTGCCGTTCACGCCCGCGACCGGCCCGCGCCTCCTGGTCCGCGCCGGCACCGAGGCCGAGCGCGCGACGCTGCGCCGGGTGCTGGTCGCCGGGCTATCGACGCTGGCGCGCCAGAACCGAATCTCGACCGTGCACGCGACCTTCCTGGAGTCGCCGGACGTCGAGGCCTTCGAGGCCGCCGACTGGCTGCCGCGCACCGACAAGCAATTCCATTGGCACAACCGCGGCTACCGCGACTTCGACGACTTTCTCGGCAGCTTCGCCAGCCGCAAGCGCAAGCAGGTCAAGCGCGAGCGGCGCGAGGCGGCCGAAGGCGTCGAGATCCTGCGCCTGACCGGCAAGGCGATCACCGAAGCGCATTGGGATGCGTTCTACGCCTTCTACATGGACACCGGCGGCCGCAAATGGGGCCGGCCCTACCTGAACCGGCGGTTCTTCTCGCTCGTCGGCGAGCGCATGGCCGACGACATCCTGCTCGTGATGGTGGCCCGCGAGGGGCGCTTCATCGCCGGGGCGCTCAACTTCATCGGCTCGGATGCGCTCTACGGCCGCAACTGGGGCGCGATCGAGGATCGGCCGTTCCTGCATTTCGAGGCCTGCTACTATCAGGCGATCGAGTTCGCCATCGAGCGCGGCCTCGCCCGCGTCGAGGCCGGCGCCCAGGGCGAACACAAGCTCGCCCGCGGCTATCTGCCCGAGACGACGCATTCGGCGCATTTCGTCACCGATCCGGGCTTCCGCGCCGCGATCGAGCGCTATCTGACCGAGGAGCGCCGCGAGGTCGCGAGGGTCGGCGAGGCGCTCGCCGAAGCCTCCCCCTATCGCCGCGACCTCGAGGATTTCTGA
- a CDS encoding D-alanyl-D-alanine carboxypeptidase family protein: MQYQRFLGSVRLAKAVLVGLALTMVATSDAEAARRRHHRVVTRAAASDDGDISGSARYAAYVVDDKTGRVLYSKNADSPRHPASLTKMMTLYVLFEELEKGRLKLDSELEVSRHAANQAPTKLGLRPGSTIDVEDAIKGAVTRSANDAAVVIAENIAGSEEAFARRMTETARRIGMNSTTFYNASGLPDSRQITTAHDMVTLGRALQERFPRYYTFFGVRSFVYRGETVTGHNRVMTRLEGVDGIKTGYTGASGFNLVSSLRRDGRHLVAAVLGGSSGRSRDDHMIKLLTQSLPAASSGPKVASVFAEGRLAKVSTDTANDAEPQEIQPKRAVAAAMIATVPAPAPTPVPAPTPAPSAPLVLTPVSAPMPLAPAPTAARPFNPNAPRIVSSEASAPFRRPASPRRASVNTAPRSRWPRRSCSTRPSRSPARSRRPRSAPPAPSRRAAAPAKPRSPRSPMPRSAIAK, from the coding sequence GTGCAGTATCAGCGTTTTCTGGGAAGCGTCCGCCTGGCCAAGGCGGTTCTCGTCGGTCTCGCCCTCACCATGGTGGCGACATCCGACGCGGAGGCCGCGCGCCGGCGCCATCACCGTGTGGTGACGCGCGCCGCCGCGAGCGACGACGGCGATATCTCGGGTTCCGCGCGCTACGCCGCCTACGTGGTCGACGACAAGACCGGCCGCGTCCTCTATTCCAAGAATGCCGACAGCCCGCGCCATCCCGCGTCGCTGACCAAGATGATGACGCTCTATGTCCTGTTCGAGGAACTCGAAAAGGGCCGCCTGAAGCTCGACAGCGAACTCGAGGTCTCCCGCCACGCCGCCAATCAGGCGCCGACCAAGCTCGGCCTGCGCCCCGGCTCGACCATCGACGTCGAGGACGCGATCAAGGGCGCCGTCACCCGCTCGGCCAACGACGCCGCCGTGGTCATCGCCGAGAACATCGCAGGCTCCGAGGAGGCGTTCGCCCGCCGCATGACCGAGACCGCCCGGCGGATCGGCATGAACTCGACCACCTTCTACAATGCCTCCGGCCTGCCGGATTCGCGCCAGATCACCACCGCCCACGACATGGTGACGCTCGGCCGCGCGTTGCAGGAGCGTTTCCCGCGCTATTACACGTTCTTCGGCGTCCGCTCGTTCGTCTATCGCGGCGAGACCGTCACCGGCCACAACCGCGTCATGACCCGCCTCGAGGGCGTCGACGGCATCAAGACCGGCTACACCGGCGCCTCGGGCTTCAACCTCGTCTCGTCGCTGAGGCGCGACGGCCGCCACCTCGTCGCCGCCGTGCTCGGCGGCTCGAGCGGCCGCTCCCGCGACGATCACATGATCAAGCTGCTCACGCAGTCGCTGCCGGCCGCCAGCAGCGGCCCGAAGGTCGCCTCGGTCTTCGCCGAGGGCCGCCTCGCCAAGGTCTCGACCGACACCGCCAACGACGCCGAGCCGCAGGAGATCCAGCCGAAGCGCGCCGTCGCCGCCGCGATGATCGCGACCGTCCCGGCACCCGCGCCGACCCCGGTTCCGGCCCCCACCCCCGCCCCGTCCGCGCCCCTGGTGCTGACGCCCGTCTCCGCGCCGATGCCGCTCGCGCCGGCTCCGACCGCCGCCCGCCCGTTCAACCCGAACGCGCCGCGCATCGTCAGCAGCGAGGCTTCGGCCCCGTTCCGCCGGCCGGCATCGCCGCGCCGCGCGTCGGTGAACACGGCGCCGCGGTCGCGATGGCCAAGGCGATCCTGCTCTACGAGACCAAGCAGGTCTCCGGCCCGATCCCGCCGGCCTCGATCGGCCCCGCCCGCGCCGAGCCGCCGCGCGGCCGCGCCGGCGAAGCCAAGGTCGCCTCGCTCGCCGATGCCACGATCAGCCATCGCGAAGTGA
- a CDS encoding AzlD domain-containing protein gives MNPTFTSIDAPWWPAVYILIAGFVANDIWRILGVVFSGRMREDSEIFGFVKAVATALVAGVIAELILFPGGSLARAPLWLRVGAAVIGFAAYRLGSNRILVGVVAGEVVFVIGWWLVVG, from the coding sequence ATGAACCCGACCTTCACCTCGATCGACGCGCCGTGGTGGCCGGCGGTCTATATCCTGATCGCCGGCTTCGTCGCCAACGACATCTGGCGCATCCTCGGCGTGGTGTTCTCCGGCCGGATGCGCGAGGACAGCGAGATCTTCGGCTTCGTCAAAGCGGTGGCGACGGCGCTGGTCGCCGGCGTCATTGCGGAGCTGATCCTGTTTCCCGGCGGCTCGCTCGCCCGCGCGCCGCTCTGGCTGCGCGTCGGCGCGGCCGTGATCGGCTTCGCGGCTTACCGGCTCGGCAGCAACCGCATCCTCGTCGGCGTGGTCGCCGGCGAGGTCGTCTTTGTGATCGGCTGGTGGCTTGTCGTCGGCTGA